The Methanomethylovorans hollandica DSM 15978 genome includes a region encoding these proteins:
- a CDS encoding DHH family phosphoesterase translates to MQVDEVEFYNRLLDFNKILYLCHRNADPDAVSSAFALAEALGGTVGLVDGYNKMAALLIDKLGIDVVDKPDPSEYDITLIVDTSTSSQLNDIKLGKYCVIDHHSTTALTENAEFYLHRNATSTAEIVFDILRCMDAPIMRRTALGLLTGIVTDTGHFKHATAETFHNVAEIVITSGVEYADVLEMMTATPQDISMRIAMLKCVTRATIERIDDWLVVCSHVNSFGGAASSMFLNIGADVAFIGTERDNTIRVSGRAKREAVNAGVNLGKIMENISLRYEGTGGGHAGAAGIDVVADLNEVLNECKERVRMILENKPNPSISEFF, encoded by the coding sequence ATGCAGGTTGATGAAGTAGAGTTCTATAATCGCCTTCTGGACTTCAATAAGATATTATATTTGTGCCACCGGAATGCTGATCCGGATGCAGTTAGCAGTGCATTTGCACTGGCTGAAGCACTTGGCGGAACTGTAGGGCTTGTAGATGGCTATAATAAAATGGCAGCATTGCTCATCGACAAACTGGGAATAGATGTTGTTGATAAGCCCGATCCTTCTGAATACGATATTACTCTGATTGTCGATACATCTACCAGTTCACAGCTTAATGATATCAAGCTTGGGAAGTATTGCGTGATAGATCATCACTCCACAACCGCCCTTACAGAGAATGCCGAATTCTATTTGCACCGCAATGCTACATCCACAGCTGAGATTGTCTTTGATATCCTCAGATGTATGGATGCTCCTATAATGAGGCGCACAGCACTGGGTCTGCTTACAGGCATAGTAACAGACACCGGGCATTTTAAACATGCAACCGCTGAAACTTTCCATAACGTGGCGGAGATCGTCATTACCAGCGGAGTGGAATATGCCGACGTGCTGGAAATGATGACTGCAACCCCCCAGGATATATCCATGAGGATAGCCATGCTTAAATGTGTCACCAGGGCCACGATCGAGAGGATAGATGATTGGCTTGTGGTTTGTTCACATGTGAACTCCTTTGGTGGTGCAGCATCTTCCATGTTCCTGAATATAGGTGCAGATGTGGCTTTCATTGGGACTGAAAGGGATAACACGATCCGGGTGAGCGGACGTGCCAAAAGGGAAGCTGTGAATGCAGGGGTCAACCTGGGAAAAATAATGGAAAATATAAGTCTCAGGTATGAAGGTACTGGTGGAGGCCATGCAGGAGCAGCCGGGATAGATGTAGTGGCAGATTTGAATGAAGTACTGAATGAATGCAAGGAGCGCGTCAGGATGATACTGGAAAATAAACCTAATCCGTCCATCAGCGAATTCTTCTGA
- a CDS encoding KEOPS complex subunit Pcc1: MEATAESVFETDRAFLIYRSLMPEIETTVTERSEISLQVMGDKLTLKVIASDLISLRATMNTWLRLIQVAYEVLHTSMELQSS; encoded by the coding sequence TTGGAAGCAACTGCAGAATCCGTTTTTGAAACGGATAGAGCATTTCTCATTTACAGGTCTCTGATGCCCGAAATAGAAACAACGGTCACTGAGCGGTCAGAAATATCTTTGCAGGTAATGGGAGATAAACTTACATTGAAAGTGATCGCATCAGACCTGATATCTCTGCGTGCCACAATGAATACATGGCTGCGCCTGATACAGGTAGCATATGAAGTATTGCATACCAGTATGGAATTGCAGTCCAGTTAG
- a CDS encoding phenylacetate--CoA ligase family protein codes for MIEYWNPLTERMPTEELNKLQEEKLKSIVRYVYQHSDFYRKRFDEAGIKPDDIKTLADVTKLPFTYKKDLRDTYPTGMFCVPNEQLVRFHVSSGTTGKPTVVGYTKNDVDEWATSLARAMTSIGIGRGDIIQISYGYGLFTGGLGLHYGAEEVGSTVLPTSSGNTEKQIELMQDLGTTAMACTPSYFLFMAEVARSMGVSIRDDTKLKIGIFGAEPWSQQMRARIEETTGIKAYDVFGTSELSGPLFTECTYQDGIHIWADQFLVEVVDPKTGESLPDGERGELVITTLAKEALPLIRYRIGDNTVLNREPCGCGRTHPRIMRILGRVDDMLIIRGINVFPGQIESVLMNIPEVGEHFQIIVDRINELDVMKIQIEMTDAAFSDKVKDIIKLEDKVASALHKVLNLAVKVELVEHGSLPRSMGKSKKVIDNRKL; via the coding sequence ATGATCGAATACTGGAATCCTCTTACCGAAAGAATGCCCACTGAGGAACTGAACAAACTACAGGAAGAGAAACTGAAAAGTATAGTAAGATACGTCTATCAGCATTCTGATTTTTACAGGAAGAGGTTCGATGAAGCGGGAATAAAACCCGATGATATCAAAACCCTTGCAGATGTCACAAAATTACCATTTACATATAAGAAGGACTTGAGAGACACTTATCCCACCGGGATGTTCTGTGTGCCGAATGAACAGCTTGTTCGTTTCCATGTATCTTCAGGTACAACGGGAAAACCTACTGTAGTAGGATACACTAAGAATGATGTAGACGAATGGGCTACATCGCTTGCAAGAGCTATGACCTCTATAGGCATCGGGCGCGGGGATATAATTCAGATAAGTTATGGTTATGGCCTCTTCACGGGAGGACTTGGCCTGCATTATGGTGCTGAAGAAGTGGGCTCTACAGTATTGCCTACAAGTTCCGGGAACACGGAAAAACAAATAGAGCTCATGCAGGACCTGGGTACTACAGCCATGGCATGTACTCCATCCTATTTCCTCTTTATGGCAGAGGTTGCCAGGAGTATGGGAGTGAGCATAAGGGATGACACTAAGCTCAAAATTGGGATATTTGGAGCTGAACCCTGGTCGCAGCAGATGCGTGCAAGGATCGAAGAAACTACGGGTATCAAAGCTTATGACGTATTTGGGACTTCGGAACTAAGTGGCCCTCTTTTCACTGAGTGTACCTATCAGGATGGTATCCATATTTGGGCTGACCAGTTCTTGGTAGAGGTAGTCGACCCCAAGACCGGGGAATCTTTGCCTGACGGAGAAAGAGGAGAACTGGTTATCACAACCCTTGCCAAGGAAGCACTTCCACTAATACGATATCGCATCGGGGACAACACTGTGCTTAACAGGGAACCCTGCGGGTGTGGCAGAACCCATCCACGTATCATGCGTATACTTGGCCGTGTGGACGATATGCTTATTATAAGAGGCATCAATGTTTTCCCTGGCCAGATAGAGTCTGTGCTCATGAACATTCCGGAAGTAGGAGAACACTTCCAGATCATAGTTGACAGAATAAATGAGCTTGATGTGATGAAAATACAGATAGAGATGACCGACGCTGCCTTCAGTGACAAGGTGAAAGATATAATAAAACTTGAAGACAAAGTTGCTTCAGCTTTACATAAAGTATTGAACCTTGCAGTGAAAGTCGAACTTGTGGAACACGGAAGTCTCCCAAGATCAATGGGGAAATCCAAG
- a CDS encoding prefoldin subunit beta, whose product MSTQIPPQVQNQIAQLQQVQQQAQSLSIQKSQMETLQKESELALEELEKLPDDAIIYRAVGDLQIRSEKQETVLKLKEKIETLSLRVQSISRQEERISKRFSQLQEQIQQAMGQQAQ is encoded by the coding sequence ATGAGTACACAAATACCCCCTCAAGTACAAAACCAGATTGCTCAGTTGCAGCAGGTTCAACAGCAAGCACAATCACTTTCCATTCAGAAATCTCAGATGGAAACCCTGCAGAAAGAATCTGAACTGGCTCTTGAGGAACTTGAAAAGCTTCCTGACGATGCTATAATATACAGGGCAGTAGGTGACCTGCAGATCAGATCTGAAAAACAGGAAACTGTTTTGAAGCTTAAAGAAAAAATAGAAACTTTATCTTTAAGGGTCCAATCCATTTCAAGACAGGAAGAGCGCATTTCAAAACGCTTTAGTCAACTGCAGGAACAAATACAGCAGGCAATGGGTCAGCAGGCACAGTAA
- a CDS encoding DNA-directed RNA polymerase subunit P, which translates to MGYKCTRCKKIVEINYRALGIRCDYCGHRILVKERPTSIKRIKAE; encoded by the coding sequence ATGGGATACAAGTGCACGCGCTGCAAAAAAATAGTAGAGATAAATTATAGGGCTCTCGGTATACGCTGTGACTATTGTGGCCACCGTATACTTGTCAAAGAAAGGCCTACCTCTATTAAAAGAATAAAGGCTGAGTAA